From the genome of Candidatus Electrothrix communis, one region includes:
- the hcp gene encoding hydroxylamine reductase, translating to MYCNQCEQTAKGIACTTVGVCGKNEEVAEIEDVLIYALCGMSLFAHEARQKGIIDDKIDRFTMEAIFSTLTNVNFDPERFVVLINKVVDLRESLKTRIAEAGGTVDFDHPAASFSPADSMAGLVQQGAELQFIPNLDSDENIRSLKQTLLYGLKGIAAYTDHASILGQNDPAIAGFTYEALSALLAEGLTIADCVPVAMKAGEINLRAMELLDAGNTGTYGHPVPASVPLGHRPNKCILITGHDLHDLQLLLEQTQGKGIDVYTHGEMLPCHGYPELKKYDHFYGHFGTAWQNQHKEFPNFPGPVLFTTNCIQKPKDEYKDRIFTTGLVGWPGVAHIVGKDFTSVIDKALAMDGWQDDADNGSVMVGFARNAVLGVADKVIEAVKNKDIRHFFLVGGCDGAKPGRDYFTKFVEQVPDDCVVLTLACGKFRFFDKDLGDIGGIPRLLDVGQCNDAYSAIQIAVALAGAFECEVNDLPLSMIISWYEQKAAAILLTLLYLGIKDIRLGPSLPAFISPAILDFLVATFDIKPVAATPEEDLKAILG from the coding sequence ATGTATTGCAATCAATGCGAACAGACAGCCAAGGGCATCGCCTGTACCACTGTGGGCGTATGCGGTAAAAACGAAGAAGTTGCAGAAATCGAAGATGTCCTGATCTATGCCCTGTGCGGTATGTCCCTGTTTGCCCATGAAGCGCGGCAGAAGGGAATTATTGATGATAAGATTGATCGTTTCACAATGGAGGCGATTTTCTCCACGCTGACCAATGTGAACTTTGACCCGGAACGCTTTGTTGTTCTGATTAATAAGGTTGTGGACCTGCGTGAATCCCTGAAAACACGGATTGCTGAGGCTGGCGGTACGGTTGACTTTGATCATCCGGCAGCATCTTTTAGCCCGGCGGATTCAATGGCTGGCCTAGTTCAACAGGGTGCTGAGCTGCAATTTATCCCGAATCTGGACAGTGATGAAAATATTCGCTCCCTGAAGCAGACCCTGTTGTACGGGCTCAAGGGTATTGCCGCCTACACAGATCATGCCTCTATTCTCGGCCAGAATGATCCGGCCATTGCCGGGTTCACCTACGAAGCCCTGTCCGCCTTGCTGGCTGAAGGACTGACCATTGCGGACTGCGTGCCTGTGGCTATGAAGGCCGGTGAGATTAACCTGCGGGCGATGGAGTTGCTTGATGCAGGTAATACAGGCACCTACGGTCATCCGGTTCCTGCTTCGGTGCCGCTGGGTCATCGTCCTAATAAATGTATTCTGATCACCGGTCATGATCTGCACGATCTCCAGCTACTTCTTGAGCAGACCCAAGGCAAGGGCATTGATGTGTACACCCACGGCGAGATGCTGCCCTGTCATGGGTATCCTGAGCTGAAAAAATACGATCATTTTTACGGTCACTTTGGCACTGCTTGGCAGAATCAGCATAAGGAATTCCCGAATTTTCCCGGACCGGTGCTGTTCACAACCAACTGCATCCAGAAACCCAAGGATGAATATAAGGATCGTATCTTTACCACCGGTCTAGTTGGCTGGCCCGGAGTCGCTCATATTGTGGGGAAGGATTTCACCTCGGTCATTGACAAGGCCCTGGCTATGGATGGCTGGCAGGACGATGCGGATAACGGCTCTGTCATGGTCGGCTTTGCCCGCAATGCAGTGCTCGGGGTTGCTGATAAGGTGATTGAGGCGGTGAAAAATAAAGATATCCGTCATTTCTTTCTGGTCGGCGGCTGCGACGGTGCCAAGCCGGGCCGGGATTATTTCACCAAATTTGTTGAGCAGGTGCCTGATGACTGCGTGGTCTTGACCTTGGCCTGTGGTAAGTTCCGTTTCTTTGATAAAGACCTTGGTGACATCGGCGGGATTCCGCGTCTGCTTGATGTGGGTCAGTGTAATGATGCCTATTCAGCGATCCAGATTGCGGTGGCCTTGGCCGGTGCCTTTGAGTGCGAGGTTAATGATCTGCCCCTGTCCATGATTATCTCCTGGTACGAGCAGAAAGCAGCAGCAATTCTGCTGACCTTGCTCTATCTCGGCATCAAGGACATCCGCCTCGGACCCTCCTTGCCTGCCTTTATCAGCCCGGCGATTCTTGATTTTCTGGTTGCGACCTTTGATATCAAACCAGTTGCGGCCACACCGGAAGAGGATTTGAAGGCTATTTTGGGATAA
- a CDS encoding Crp/Fnr family transcriptional regulator, with protein sequence MLNKKQLLAESILFKGLTPPLLQQIADLASVKNFQRGESIFFEGDEATGFYMVGQGRVKIFKMSLDGKEQILHIFGPGEPFGEVPVFHGNPYPANAFSIEPSVMLFFPRQKFIDLINSTPSLALSMLAVLSMRLRRFAAQIESLSLKEVPARLAAHLIYLAEEQKNTNAVTLEIPKGQLASLLGTSPETLSRIFAKMSGEGLIKVSGKKIELLCYDKLLER encoded by the coding sequence GTGCTGAATAAAAAACAACTCCTTGCCGAATCAATCCTTTTCAAAGGACTTACCCCGCCCCTGCTCCAACAGATTGCCGACCTCGCTTCCGTAAAAAATTTTCAGCGAGGCGAATCCATCTTTTTTGAAGGGGATGAGGCGACCGGATTCTACATGGTGGGCCAGGGCAGGGTAAAAATTTTCAAAATGTCGTTGGACGGCAAAGAGCAGATTCTCCACATCTTTGGACCTGGCGAACCCTTTGGCGAGGTCCCGGTTTTTCACGGCAATCCCTATCCAGCCAATGCCTTTAGCATTGAGCCTTCCGTCATGCTGTTCTTTCCCCGGCAGAAATTCATCGACCTGATCAACAGCACGCCTTCTCTGGCTCTTTCCATGCTGGCGGTCCTCTCCATGCGCCTGCGGCGCTTTGCCGCTCAGATAGAGAGTCTATCGCTGAAAGAGGTTCCGGCACGGTTGGCTGCACACCTGATCTATCTCGCTGAGGAGCAGAAAAATACCAACGCGGTTACCCTTGAGATTCCCAAGGGCCAGCTGGCAAGTCTCCTGGGAACCAGTCCAGAGACTCTGTCCAGAATTTTCGCAAAAATGAGTGGGGAAGGCTTAATCAAAGTCAGCGGCAAAAAAATCGAGCTCCTCTGCTATGACAAGCTGCTGGAGCGATAG
- a CDS encoding lipid-binding SYLF domain-containing protein: MEWFRGNIGTVRGVFIAPQMLRGAFLIGSSRGSGLLLARDSVTGTWSYPGFYAIDSVSMGLQIGADASEIILLIMTEQGMNAMLSPEFKIDSKIDSKIVVKAGLVGDGPPQDAVDILAFARSMRGIINGVALGGAVITPRSSLNTAYYGHPVSLEDILVRQRASNDKAESLRRRISCRKIL; this comes from the coding sequence ATGGAATGGTTTCGTGGAAATATTGGCACTGTGCGCGGTGTTTTTATTGCCCCGCAAATGCTCAGAGGAGCATTTTTGATAGGGAGTTCTAGGGGATCCGGGCTGCTCCTTGCCCGTGATTCGGTAACCGGAACGTGGAGCTATCCTGGGTTTTATGCCATAGATTCGGTGTCAATGGGGCTGCAAATCGGTGCGGACGCCTCGGAGATTATTCTCTTGATCATGACGGAGCAGGGGATGAATGCCATGCTCTCGCCTGAGTTCAAGATCGATTCGAAAATCGATTCGAAAATCGTGGTCAAAGCAGGGTTGGTTGGCGACGGGCCTCCTCAAGATGCTGTTGATATTCTGGCCTTTGCCCGATCCATGAGGGGAATTATTAATGGTGTTGCACTTGGCGGGGCCGTCATAACCCCGCGCAGCTCATTAAATACTGCCTATTATGGTCACCCGGTCAGTCTGGAAGATATTTTGGTGCGCCAAAGAGCGAGCAATGACAAGGCGGAATCGCTCCGCAGGAGAATAAGCTGCCGTAAAATCCTCTGA
- a CDS encoding rubredoxin: protein MQKYECPCGYVYDPEEGDDDSGIEAGTAFKDLPDDWVCPKCQAEKEFFFEAD, encoded by the coding sequence ATGCAAAAGTATGAGTGTCCCTGCGGTTATGTTTATGATCCAGAAGAGGGAGATGACGATAGCGGTATTGAAGCGGGAACTGCTTTTAAAGATCTGCCTGATGACTGGGTTTGCCCTAAATGCCAGGCCGAAAAAGAGTTTTTTTTCGAAGCCGATTGA
- the rplU gene encoding 50S ribosomal protein L21, with translation MYAIVRTGGKQYQVASGDTLRVEKLTGEVGETVELSDVLLIADGDNIRVGTPAVEGAKVVAKIVEQGKAKKVLVFKKKRRKGYRVLRGHRQLFTALSIQEIM, from the coding sequence ATGTATGCCATAGTACGTACCGGCGGAAAGCAGTATCAGGTCGCGAGCGGTGATACTTTACGGGTAGAGAAATTAACAGGAGAAGTCGGCGAAACTGTAGAACTTTCTGATGTTTTACTGATCGCAGACGGAGACAACATCCGGGTTGGAACTCCTGCGGTTGAGGGTGCCAAGGTCGTCGCCAAAATCGTTGAGCAGGGCAAGGCGAAGAAAGTACTTGTTTTCAAGAAAAAGAGACGTAAAGGATATCGAGTCCTGCGTGGTCATCGTCAGCTTTTCACTGCTCTGAGTATTCAGGAGATCATGTAG